One window of the Eucalyptus grandis isolate ANBG69807.140 chromosome 6, ASM1654582v1, whole genome shotgun sequence genome contains the following:
- the LOC104450609 gene encoding pre-mRNA-processing-splicing factor 8A, with protein MWNDAGNGQIAPPGNSDPSTITLPPAPQPSYTVLPSPAEAEARLEGKARKWMQLNSKRYGDKRKFGFVEPQKEDMPPEHVRKIIRDHGDMSSKKYRHDKRVYLGALKFVPHAVYKLLENMPMPWEQVRDVKVLYHITGAITFVNEIPWVVEPIYLAQWGTMWIMMRREKRDRRHFKRMRFPPFDDEEPPLDYADNLLDVDPLEPIQLELDEEEDSAVCAWFYDHKPLVKTKLVNGPSYRKWHLSLPIMATLHRLAGQLLSDLIDRNYFYLFDMESFFTAKALNMCIPGGPKFEPLYRDMEKGDEDWNEFNDINKLIIRSPLRTEYRIAFPHLYNNRPRKVKLCVYHTPMVMYIKTEDPDLPAFYYDPLIHPIASISKDRREKKAYDDEDEENFSLPEGIEPLLNDTQLYTDTTAAGISLLFAPRPFDARSGHMRRAEDIPLVSEWYKEHCPPTYPVKVRVSYQKLLKCFVLNELHHRPPKAQKKKHLFRSLQATKFFQTTELDWVEAGLQVCKQGYNMLNLLIHRKNLNYLHLDYNFNLKPVKTLTTKERKKSRFGNAFHLCREILRLTKLVVDANVQFRLGNVDAFQLADGLQYTFSHVGQLTGMYRYKYRLMRQIRMCKDLKHLIYYRFNTGPVGKGPGCGFWAPMWRVWLFFLRGIVPLLERWLGNLLARQFEGRHSKGVAKTITKQRVESHFDLELRAAVMHDVLDAMPEGIKHNKARTILQHLSEAWRCWKANIPWKVPGLPVPIENMILRYVKSKADWWTNVAHYNRERIRRGATVDKTVCRKNLGRLTRLWFKAEQERQHNYLKDGPFITPEEAVAIYTTTVHWLESRKFSPIPFPPLSYKHDTKLLILALEKLKESYSVAVRLNQLQREELGLIEQAYDNPHEALSRIKRHLLTRHAFREVGIEFMDLYSYLIPVYEIEPLEKITDAYLDQYLWYEGDKRHLFPNWIKPADSEPPPLLVYKWCQGINNLQAIWDTSEGQCVVMLQTKFEKFFEKIDLHFLNRLLRLILDHHIADYITEKSNAVLSYKDMSHTNFYGFIRGLQFSSFVVQFYGLVLDLLLLGLTRASEIAGPPQMPNEFITYWDTKVETRHPIRLYSRYIDRVHILFRFTHDEARDLIQRYLTEHPDPNNENMVGYNNKKCWPRDARMRLMKHDVNLGRSVFWDMKNRLPRSLTTLEWENSFVSVYSKDNPNLLFSMCGFEVRILPKIRMTQEAFSNTRDGVWSLQNEQTKERTAAAFLRVDDEHMKVFENRVRQILMSSGSTTFTKIVNKWNTALIGLMTYFREATVHTQELLDLLVKCENKIQTRIKIGLNSKMPSRFPPVIFYTPKEIGGLGMLSMGHILIPQSDLRYSKQTDVGVTHFRSGMSHEEDQLIPNLYRYIQPWESEFIDSQRVWAEYALKRQEALTQNRRLTLEDLEDSWDRGIPRINTLFQKDRHTLAYDKGWRVRTDFKQYQVLKQNPFWWTHQRHDGKLWNLNNYRTDVIQALGGVEGILEHTLFKGTYFPTWEGLFWEKASGFEESMKYKKLTNAQRSGLNQIPNRRFTLWWSPTINRANVYVGFQVQLDLTGIFMHGKIPTLKISLIQIFRAHLWQKIHESVVMDLCQVLDQELDALEIETVQKETIHPRKSYKMNSSCADILLFAAHRWPMSKPSLVAESKDVFDQKASNKYWIDIQLRWGDYDSHDIERYTRAKFMDYTTDNMSIYPSPAGIMIGLDLAYNLHSAFGNWFPGSKPLFAQAMNKIMKSNPALYVLRERIRKGLQLYSSEPTEPYLSSQNYGEIFSNQIIWFVDDTNVYRVTIHKTFEGNLTTKPINGAIFIFNPRTGQLFLKVIHTSVWAGQKRLGQLAKWKTAEEVAALVRSLPVEEQPKQVIVTRKGMLDPLEVHLLDFPNIVIKGSELQLPFQACLKIEKFGDLILRATEPQMLLFNIYDDWLKSISSYTAFSRLILILRALHVNNEKAKMLLKPDKTVVTEPHHIWPSLTDDQWMKVEVALRDLILSDYAKKNNVNTTALTQSEIRDIILGAEITPPSQQRQQIAEIEKQAKEASQLTAVTTRTTNVHGDELIVTTTSPYEQAAFGSKTDWRVRAISATNLYLRVNHIYVNSEDIKETGYTYIMPKNILKKFICIADLRTQIAGYLYGISPPDNPQVKEIRCIAMPPQWGTHQQVNLPSALPQHDFLNDLEPLGWMHSQPNELPQLSPQDLTNHARVLENNKQWDGEKCIILTCSFTPGSCSLTAYKLTPSGYEWGRLNKDTGSNPAGYLPTHYEKVQILLSDRFLGFYMIPDNGPWNYNFMGVKHTSSMKYGMKLGTPREYYHEDNRPTHFLEFSKMEEDDTAEGDREDTFS; from the exons ATGTGGAACGACGCTGGCAACGGCCAGATTGCCCCGCCGGGGAACAGTGACCCCTCCACGATCACTTTGCCGCCCGCACCACAGCCATCGTACACCGTCCTGCCCTCGCCGGCCGAGGCTGAGGCCAGGCTCGAGGGGAAGGCGCGGAAATGGATGCAGCTCAACTCGAAGCGGTACGGGGACAAGAGGAAGTTCGGGTTCGTGGAGCCGCAGAAGGAAGACATGCCTCCCGAGCACGTCAGGAAGATTATTCG GGACCATGGGGACATGTCCTCTAAAAAATATCGCCATGATAAACGTGTATACCTTGGAGCTTTGAAGTTCGTTCCTCATGCAGTTTATAAGCTCCTAGAGAACATGCCCATGCCATGGGAGCAG GTTCGCGACGTGAAGGTTTTATACCATATCACCGGGGCAATAACATTCGTCAATGAAATACCTTGGGTTGTCGAGCCCATCTATTTAGCTCAG TGGGGTACAATGTGGATCATGATGCGAAGGGAGAAAAGGGATAGAAGGCATTTCAAGAGAATGCGGTTTCCACCTTTTGATGACGAGGAACCTCCCCTGGATTATGCCGATAATCTATTGGATGTCGATCCTCTGGAACCGATTCAGTTAGAgttagatgaagaagaagattcgGCTGTTTGTGCTTGGTTTTATGACCATAAGCCTCTTGTGAAAACAAAGCTTGTAAATGGTCCGAGTTATAGGAAGTGGCATCTGTCTCTGCCAATTATGGCCACCCTCCATCGGCTAGCGGGGCAGCTTCTTTCTGATTTGATTGACCGCAACTACTTTTATCTGTTTGATATGGAGTCCTTTTTCACTGCGAAAGCACTGAACATGTGCATACCAG GAGGTCCTAAGTTTGAGCCACTCTACCGGGATATGGAAAAGGGAGATGAGGATTGGAATGAGTTCAATGACATCAACAAACTCATTATTCGATCTCCTCTTAGGACAGAATACAGGATTGCATTTCCACATCTTTACAACAATAGGCCTCGGAAAGTAAAGCTTTGTGTATACCATACTCCCATGGTCATGTATATAAAGACTGAGGATCCTGATTTACCGGCCTTCTATTATGATCCTTTGATTCATCCTATTGCCAGCATTAGCAAGGACCGGCGTGAGAAGAAGGCatatgatgatgaggatgaggaaaaTTTCTCCTTGCCCGAAGGCATTGAACCTCTGCTGAATGATACCCAGCTTTATACTGACACCACAGCTGCAGGAATCTCGTTGTTATTTGCCCCACGCCCTTTCGACGCAAGATCTGGGCACATGCGACGGGCTGAAGATATACCCCTTGTGTCAGAGTGGTACAAGGAGCACTG TCCTCCAACATATCCCGTGAAAGTTCGAGTCAGCTAtcaaaaattgttgaaatgtttCGTCTTGAATGAGCTACATCATCGACCTCCTAAGGCTcagaagaagaagcatttgTTCCGGTCTCTTCAGGCAACCAAATTTTTTCAGACTACTGAGCTGGATTGGGTGGAGGCGGGCCTGCAAGTATGTAAGCAGGGCTACAACATGTTGAATCTGTTGATACACAGGAAGAATTTGAACTACCTTCACCTTGACTACAATTTCAATCTTAAGCCAGTGAAGACTCTCACAaccaaagaaaggaagaaatcacGATTCGGCAATGCATTTCATCTCTGTCGTGAGATTCTGCGTCTTACAAAGCTTGTGGTCGATGCCAATGTCCAGTTCAGACTAGGAAACGTGGATGCATTCCAATTGGCTGATGGTTTACAGTATACATTTTCACACGTTGGACAGTTGACTGGCATGTATCGATATAAGTATCGACTGATGAGGCAGATCAGAATGTGTAAAGACCTGAAGCACTTAATTTACTATCGCTTCAATACAGGGCCCGTGGGAAAGGGACCTGGATGCGGTTTCTGGGCACCAATGTGGAGGGTGTGGCTGTTCTTTCTGCGTGGTATAGTACCTTTGCTTGAAAGGTGGTTAGGGAACTTATTGGCCCGTCAATTTGAAGGACGCCATTCAAAAGGGGTCGCTAAGACCATAACAAAGCAACGGGTGGAAAGTCATTTTGATCTGGAGCTTCGAGCTGCTGTTATGCATGATGTTCTTGATGCCATGCCAG AGGGCATTAAGCACAATAAAGCGAGGACCATTTTGCAGCATCTTAGTGAAGCATGGCGCTGTTGGAAAGCCAATATTCCTTGGAAG GTTCCTGGTCTTCCAGTTCCCATTGAAAACATGATTCTTCGTTATGTTAAATCGAAAGCTGATTGGTGGACAAACGTTGCACATTATAATCGTGAACGCATAAGAAGAGGTGCAACAGTTGATAAGACTGTTTGTCGGAAAAATCTTGGAAGATTGACTCGCCTCTGGTTTAAGGCTGAGCAG GAACGACAACATAATTATCTGAAAGATGGGCCATTTATCACACCAGAAGAAGCTGTGGCAATTTATACTACGACTGTGCACTGGTTGGAATCAAGAAAGTTCTCTCCCATTCCTTTCCCTCCGTTGTCATACAAGCATGATACGAAGCTGCTTATTTTGGCTCTAGAGAAGCTAAAGGAATCTTACAGTGTTGCCGTGAGATTGAATCAGTTGCAGAGGGAGGAGTTGGGTCTCATTGAACAAGCATATGATAATCCTCATGAAGCTTTGTCACGTATAAAGCGTCACTTGCTTACACGACATGCCTTTAGAGAG gtgGGCATTGAGTTCATGGATCTGTATAGTTATTTGATTCCTGTATATGAAATAGAGCCTCTTGAGAAGATCACTGATGCATACCTTGACCAGTATCTGTGGTATGAAGGTGATAAACGTCATCTGTTTCCCAACTGGATTAAGCCTGCAGATTCAGAACCACCTCCGCTCTTAGTTTATAAGTGGTGTCAGGGTATAAATAACTTACAGGCAATATGGGATACAAGTGAGGGGCAGTGTGTAGTCATGCTTCAAACCAAGTTTGAGAAGTTCTTTGAAAAGATTGACTTGCATTTCTTAAATCG GCTTCTTCGCTTAATTCTCGATCACCACATTGCTGATTATATAACTGAGAAAAGCAATGCTGTCCTTTCTTACAAGGATATGAGCCATACAAACTTTTATGGTTTTATAAGGGGACtacagttttcttcttttgttgtccAGTTTTATGGACTTGTGTTGGATCTACTGCTTCTGGGATTGACTCGAGCCAGTGAGATTGCTGGTCCACCCCAGATGCCAAATGAGTTCATTACTTATTGGGACACAAAAGTTGAGACCAGACATCCCATTCGATTGTATTCTCGCTACATAGACAGAGTTCATATCCTGTTTAGATTCACTCATGATGAGGCCCGTGACCTTATCCAGCGGTACCTTACTGAACATCCTGACCCCAATAACGAAAACATGGTCGGATACAATAACAAGAAATGCTGGCCGAGAGATGCAAGGATGAGGCTTATGAAACATGATG TTAATCTTGGGAGAAGTGTTTTCTGGGACATGAAGAACCGTCTTCCTAGAAGTCTTACAACCTTGGAGTGGGAGAACAGTTTTGTTTCTGTTTACAGCAAGGACAATCCCAACTTGCTATTCAGCAT GTGTGGCTTTGAAGTCCGCATACTGCCGAAGATAAGAATGACGCAGGAAGCATTTAGCAATACCAGGGATGGCGTTTGGAGTTTGCAAAATGAGCAGACCAAAGAGCGGACAGCAGCTGCTTTTTTGCGGGTTGATGATGAACATATGAAAGTTTTCGAGAATCGTGTGAGGCAAATTCTGATGTCCTCTGGATCGACGACATTCACCAAGATTGTTAACAAATGGAATACTGCCCTCATAG GACTCATGACATACTTCCGCGAAGCTACTGTGCATACACAAGAGCTTTTGGATTTGTTGGTCAAATGCGAGAACAAAATCCAAACGCGTATCAAGATCGGATTGAATTCTAAAATGCCTAGCAG GTTTCCTCCGGTCATTTTTTACACCCCGAAGGAAATTGGAGGTCTTGGTATGCTCTCAATGGGTCATATATTGATTCCACAAAGCGATCTTCGATACAGCAAGCAAACTGATGTTGGTGTAACCCATTTTAGAAGTGGAATGAGTCATGAGGAGGATCAACTGATACCAAATCTTTATCGCTACATACAG CCATGGGAAAGTGAGTTCATTGATTCACAGCGAGTATGGGCTGAATATGCTTTGAAGAGGCAAGAAGCTCTGACCCAAAACAGGCGTTTAACGTTGGAGGATTTGGAG GACTCATGGGACAGGGGGATACCTCGCATAAATACTCTGTTTCAGAAGGATAGACATACGCTTGCGTATGACAAAGGATGGAGGGTACGGACTGATTTCAAGCAGTACCAGGTCCTCAAACAAAACCCTTTTTGGTGGACACACCAAAGGCACGATGGTAAACTTTGGAACTTGAATAACTATCGGACTGATGTTATCCAAGCTCTTGGAGGTGTTGAAGGGATCCTGGAGCACACCTTATTCAAAGGAACATA TTTTCCAACATGGGAAGGTCTCTTTTGGGAAAAAGCATCTGGTTTTGAAGAGTCGATGAAGTACAAAAAGTTGACAAATGCACAGAGATCTGGTCTGAACCAGATTCCGAACCGGAGGTTTACCTTGTGGTGGTCGCCTACAATTAATAGAGCAAATGTTTATGTGGGTTTCCAAGTGCAGTTGGATCTCACTGGAATATTTATGCATGGGAAGATTCCTACTTTGAAGATATCTCTAATCCAGATATTCCGTGCTCATTTGTGGCAAAAGATCCATGAGAGTGTTGTTATGGATCTTTGCCAAGTTCTTGACCAGGAGTTGGATGCATTAGAAATTGAAACTGTCCAGAAGGAAACTATCCACCCGAGGAAGAGTTACAAAATGAATAGTTCTTGTGCTGACATTCTTCTCTTTGCTGCCCATAGATGGCCAATGTCAAAGCCCAGTCTTGTGGCTGAATCTAAGGATGTTTTTGACCAAAAAGCAAGCAACAAGTATTGGATAGACATACAGCTTCGCTGGGGAGATTACGATTCTCACGATATTGAGCGTTACACAAGAGCCAAATTCATGGACTATACGACAGATAACATGTCTATATATCCATCTCCAGCTGGTATTATGATTGGACTTGATCTTGCTTATAACTTGCATTCTGCGTTTGGCAATTGGTTTCCTGGTTCCAAACCACTGTTTGCACAGGCTATGAATAAGATTATGAAG TCAAATCCAGCATTGTATGTTCTCCGAGAGCGCATAAGGAAAGGTTTGCAGCTCTATTCTTCAGAGCCTACGGAGCCATACTTGTCATCTCAGAATTATGGAGAGATTTTCAGTAATCAAATTATATGGTTCGTTGATGACACTAATGTTTATCGCGTGACAATTCACAAGACATTCGAGGGAAATCTGACTACTAAGCCCATCAATGGTGCCATTTTCATATTCAATCCAAGGACTGGCCAGCTCTTCCTGAAG GTCATTCATACAAGTGTTTGGGCTGGGCAAAAGCGTCTAGGTCAGCTTGCCAAGTGGAAAACTGCAGAAGAAGTAGCTGCTCTTGTGCGCTCTTTGCCTGTTGAAGAACAACCCAAGCAGGTCATCGTCACTCGGAAGGGGATGCTTGATCCTTTGGAGGTTCACTTGTTGGATTTCCCCAATATTGTTATTAAAGGGAGTGAGCTGCAACTACCATTCCAAGCTTgcttgaaaatagaaaaatttggTGATCTGATTTTGAGGGCAACAGAGCCTCAAATGCTTCTGTTTAACATATATGATGACTGGCTGAAGAGCATATCATCCTACACTGCATTCTCTCGTCTCATTTTGATTCTCCGTGCTCTTCATGTGAACAATGAGAAGGCTAAGATGTTACTAAAGCCCGATAAGACAGTTGTCACTGAACCTCATCATATTTGGCCGTCTCTCACAGATGATCAGTGGATGAAG GTTGAAGTAGCCTTGAGAGACTTGATTCTCTCAGATTATGCAAAGAAGAACAACGTGAATACTACAGCTCTCACACAGTCTGAGATTCGTGATATTATACTTGGTGCTGAGATTACCCCTCCATCTCAACAGAGGCAGCAAATTGCGGAAATTGAGAAACAG GCAAAAGAAGCCAGTCAGCTTACGGCAGTCACAACAAGAACCACCAATGTGCATGGTGATGAACTGATTGTGACCACTACAAGTCCTTATGAACAAGCTGCATTTGGGTCTAAGACTGACTGGCGTGTGAGAGCAATATCAGCGACCAATCTTTATCTTCGAGTGAACCACATATATGTTAATTCAGAGGACATAAAG GAGACGGGATATACTTATATCATGCCCAAGAACATATTGAAGAAATTTATCTGCATAGCAGACCTGCGAACTCAGATTGCTGGGTACTTGTATGGTATAAGCCCACCCGATAATCCTCAGGTTAAAGAAATTCGCTGTATCGCGATGCCACCTCAATGGGGAACACATCAGCAAGTGAATCTTCCGAGTGCACTCCCTCAGCATGATTTCCTAAATGACTTGGAGCCATTGGGGTGGATGCACTCACAACCAAATGAGCTTCCACAGTTATCACCTCAA GATCTAACTAATCATGCTCGGGTTCTGGAGAACAACAAGCAATGGGACGGTGAAAAGTGCATTATCCTGACGTGCAGTTTCACGCCAGGTTCCTGCTCATTGACTGCTTACAAGCTCACCCCTTCAGGTTATGAATGGGGGCGTCTGAATAAAGATACCGGAAGCAATCCTGCCGGATACCTTCCGACTCACTATGAGAAGGTTCAGATACTTTTAAGCGACAGGTTCCTTGGCTTTTACATG ATACCGGATAATGGCCCTTGGAACTACAACTTCATGGGAGTGAAGCACACATCAAGCATGAAGTATGGAATGAAACTGGGAACGCCGAGAGAGTACTATCACGAGGACAACAGGCCCACTCACTTCCTGGAGTTCAGCAAAATGGAAGAGGATGACACTGCTGAGGGCGACCGTGAAGACACATTTTCTTAG
- the LOC104452246 gene encoding pentatricopeptide repeat-containing protein At1g80550, mitochondrial, whose product MIRTLPTPPSLLLLLLPPVRLLLLRSFSLSSSPHPASAPPDLSPASVCDALAGYANDWKKALDFFDWAARQRRFQHTTDTYNRMIDILGKFFEFDLSWGLIDRMRDDPLSFPDHVTFRIMFKRYVSAHLVDEAAKTYRRLDEFGLKDETGYYNFVDALCEYKHVVEAHELCFGKDEKGDLGFDVDKTRICNMILRGWFKIGWWSKCREFWEEMDKQGIKKDLHSYSIYMDIECRRRKPWKAVKLYKEMKRKGIKLDVVAYNTVIRAIGLSEGVDFAIRLCREMRELGYEPSVVTYNIIIKLLCEKGRVQDAYEMLDEMRRRGCKPNVVTYNCIFGSLEKPREILRLFDRMIGSGIDPRMDTYVMLMRKFERWGFLRPVLMLWNKMEELGASPDESAYNALIDALVDKGMIDMARRYDEEMLAKGLSPKPRAELAPKSEEGS is encoded by the coding sequence ATGATCCGAACGCTTCCCACCCcgccctccctcctcctcctcctcctccctcccgtcaggctcctcctcctccgcagCTTCTCCCTCTCCTCGTCTCCGCACCCCGCCTCGGCCCCCCCAGACCTGTCGCCCGCCTCCGTCTGCGACGCCCTCGCCGGCTACGCCAACGACTGGAAGAAAGCCCTCGACTTCTTCGACTGGGCCGCGCGGCAGCGCCGCTTCCAGCACACCACCGACACCTACAACCGCATGATCGACATCTTGGGTAAGTTCTTCGAATTCGACCTCTCCTGGGGCTTGATCGACCGGATGCGAGACGACCCCCTCTCCTTCCCTGATCACGTCACCTTCCGGATCATGTTCAAGCGGTACGTGAGTGCCCATCTGGTCGATGAAGCCGCCAAGACGTACCGTAGGCTCGATGAGTTCGGGCTCAAGGACGAGACGGGGTATTACAATTTCGTGGACGCCTTGTGTGAGTACAAGCATGTGGTGGAAGCTCACGAACTCTGCTTCGGCAAGGACGAGAAGGGAGATTTGGGTTTCGATGTGGATAAGACGAGGATCTGTAACATGATTCTTCGCGGGTGGTTCAAGATTGGGTGGTGGAGTAAGTGCAGGGAGTTTTGGGAAGAGATGGACAAACAGGGCATTAAGAAGGACTTGCATTCGTACTCGATTTACATGGACATTGAATGCAGGCGACGTAAGCCATGGAAGGCTGTGAAGCTTTACAAAGAGATGAAGAGGAAGGGGATTAAGCTCGATGTTGTGGCATATAACACGGTCATTCGTGCCATCGGGCTCTCGGAAGGCGTGGACTTTGCCATTCGGTTGTGTAGGGAGATGAGAGAATTGGGTTATGAGCCCAGCGTGGTGACATACAACATCATCATCAAGCTCTTGTGTGAGAAAGGCAGGGTCCAGGATGCGTATGAGATGCTCGATGAAATGCGCAGAAGGGGTTGTAAGCCGAATGTGGTCACATATAACTGCATTTTTGGGTCTTTGGAGAAGCCTAGAGAGATACTAAGATTGTTTGATAGGATGATCGGGAGCGGGATCGATCCTAGGATGGACACATATGTGATGCTCATGAGGAAGTTTGAGAGGTGGGGATTTCTCAGGCCTGTCTTAATGTTATGGAATAAGATGGAAGAACTAGGAGCCAGCCCCGATGAATCTGCATACAATGCCTTGATCGATGCTTTGGTGGATAAAGGTATGATAGATATGGCTCGAAGGTATGATGAGGAGATGCTTGCGAAAGGTCTTTCCCCGAAGCCTAGGGCAGAGCTGGCACCAAAATCAGAGGAAGGTTCTTGA